The Fimbriimonadaceae bacterium genome includes the window CAGATATCCCGCAAAGAACGCAAAAACTGCAACACAAAGAAGGCAACGCTTCGTCGTTGCCGCTCTACTAAACCTTCGCCCCCGCCATCAACTCCACAAACTCAGGGAAATAAGGCCGACTATCCCACGGCCCCGGTGCCGCCTCAGGGTGGTACTGGATCGACGACGCCATCTCCGACTTCACCCGAATCCCTTCCACCGTCTCATCGTTCAAGTTAAGTTGAGTGACCTCAGCCCCGGTGCCAGAGAGAGAGTCTGGATCAACCGCGTATCCGTGATTCTGTGAGGTGATCGTCACCTTCCCCGTGAGCAAATCCTTGACCGGGTGGTTCGACCCCCGATGTCCGAATTTCAGCTTGAACGTCTTGCCGCCGACCGCCTGGCAGAGCAGCTGGTTCCCAAGGCAAATCCCAAACATCGGCCTCTTCCCAAGGAGATTACGCACCGTCTCAACCACAGGACCAAGCCGCGCTGGGTCGCCTGGGCCAGGGGATAGCAAAATCCCATCCGGTCGCCACTCCAAAATCTCCTCAGCCGTACGCGTTGCTGGCAGCACGATCGGCTGGCATCCCGCGTTGTAAAACCGCCTCAGGATGTTATATTTTAGGCCGCAGTCGATCACCACAAGCCGCAATCGCGAGGGATCGTCCGGTATCTCTATCGACTCCTTCCCAACCGGCCCCCATTTGTAGGGCGCCTTGGTCGTGACGGAGTACACAAAATCCATCTCGTCGTAGTTCTTCGCTTGCTGGAGCTTCTTCAGGGCTTCATCGGGGGAGCCGTTCGTAATCATCCCCATCTCCACGCCACCGCTACGGATGTGCTGGGTGATCGCGCGCGTGTCTAAGCCCTGAATGGCGGTGATTTCCCGCTCTTTCAAAAACTGATCGAGGGTTTTGGTGCTGCGCCAGTTCGAAGGCGAGTCGCAGGCTTCCTTCACGATGAAGCCGGTGGGCTGCACGCGGTCAGACTCAAAGTCGTCTTCGTTGATGCCGTAGTTCCCGATCAGCGGATAGGTGAGCATCACCATTTGGCCCGCATAACTGGGGTCGGTAAGAATCTCTTGGTACCCGGTCATCCCAGTGTTGAACACGACCTCGCCGACGGTGTCGGCCTGCGCGCCAAGGGGGTTGCCTTCGTAGATGCTGCCGTCGCTAAGAACCAGGTAAGTCGCCAATTTCGATCCTTCTGGCCCGGGTGTCGAAAACCGCAACGGACCTTACGGAATATACCAGAGCGCCCCAGCATCGAGGCCTAACTTTAGGCCGAACGAACGCGCAAAAAATGCGCGCTGGCAAAATCAAAAAGCTTTCCAGGAACTACGATCCCGGAGCAAGCTGCAGACCCGTTTCAACCCACTGAATAGAATCAATCGCACTCGGCGCATCCATCAGCGGATCGTAACCGTTGCCGATCTTCGGAAACGCCATCACTTCGCGAATGTTGTCCTCGTTCAGCAGCAGCATAATCAAGCGGTCGATGCCGGGAGCCAGCCCGCCATGCGGGGGCGCACCGTATTGGAAAGCCTCAAGAATATGCCCAAACCGCTCCTGCTGTGTGGTCTCATCAATGCCGAGCAAGGTGAATATCCGTGCCTGAACGTCCGACCTGTGAATTCGGATCGAACCCGAACACCATTCATAGCCGTTGCAAACAACGTCATAACAGTCGGCCCGCATCCGCCCGGGGTCAGATTCCAAGAAGATGAGGTCCTCGTGCTTGGGGCTGGTGAACGGGTGGTGCACCGAATCCCATCGGTTGTGGTCAGGGTTCCACTCCACCAACGGAAAATCCAGCACCCAGATGAATTTGAGTTTTCGAGGATCATCGAGCTTGCAACGCTCGCCGATCTCATTCCGCAAGCGGCTCAGCACGTTATTGCCGGGCATATACTCATCGGCGATAAAGCAGAGCAGATCGCCCTCTTCGGCCTTGGCAGTCTCCGTGATCTTATCGAGCTCGTCCTGCGAAAAGAACTTGGCGATTGATCCTCGAACCGGCAGGCCACTCGTGGTGCGCAGCGCACCCTCGCCGTCCCCGATGATAAGCGAAGCCATGCCCTTCGCACCAAACTCCTTACAGAATGTTTCAAGCTCGCCAATCTCTTTTCGCGAGAGTCCCGCCCCACCGGGGTAGCGGACGCCACGAACCATTCCGCCATTCTCAACCGTGCTCTTAAACACGCCAAAGCCGGAGTCCTTCACCGCATCGGTGATGTCAAAAAGTCGGAGGTCAAAACG containing:
- the aspS gene encoding aspartate--tRNA ligase, producing the protein MSFLQRTHSCGTLRPEHDGSQVVLNGWVHRIRDLGGLYFIDLRDRTGLIQLFLDPQKFPKLAEIKTEFCLSVQGEVRMRSEETKNPRMATGEIEVLVSGYQVLSVSKLLPFPISDEEQMKNVNEELRIKHRYLDLRRPAMYRKMALRAAAIGKIRRFLDERDFVEVETPILTKSTPEGARDYLVPYRLDPGQFYALPQSPQQYKQLLMVGGMERYYQIAKCFRDEAQRADRQPEFTQLDLEMSFVTQEDVLNICEEMTIKVCNELIKEFGLEKDLVESFERLSYDEAIRFYGTDKPDLRFDLRLFDITDAVKDSGFGVFKSTVENGGMVRGVRYPGGAGLSRKEIGELETFCKEFGAKGMASLIIGDGEGALRTTSGLPVRGSIAKFFSQDELDKITETAKAEEGDLLCFIADEYMPGNNVLSRLRNEIGERCKLDDPRKLKFIWVLDFPLVEWNPDHNRWDSVHHPFTSPKHEDLIFLESDPGRMRADCYDVVCNGYEWCSGSIRIHRSDVQARIFTLLGIDETTQQERFGHILEAFQYGAPPHGGLAPGIDRLIMLLLNEDNIREVMAFPKIGNGYDPLMDAPSAIDSIQWVETGLQLAPGS
- the carA gene encoding glutamine-hydrolyzing carbamoyl-phosphate synthase small subunit — its product is MATYLVLSDGSIYEGNPLGAQADTVGEVVFNTGMTGYQEILTDPSYAGQMVMLTYPLIGNYGINEDDFESDRVQPTGFIVKEACDSPSNWRSTKTLDQFLKEREITAIQGLDTRAITQHIRSGGVEMGMITNGSPDEALKKLQQAKNYDEMDFVYSVTTKAPYKWGPVGKESIEIPDDPSRLRLVVIDCGLKYNILRRFYNAGCQPIVLPATRTAEEILEWRPDGILLSPGPGDPARLGPVVETVRNLLGKRPMFGICLGNQLLCQAVGGKTFKLKFGHRGSNHPVKDLLTGKVTITSQNHGYAVDPDSLSGTGAEVTQLNLNDETVEGIRVKSEMASSIQYHPEAAPGPWDSRPYFPEFVELMAGAKV